In Argiope bruennichi chromosome X1, qqArgBrue1.1, whole genome shotgun sequence, a single window of DNA contains:
- the LOC129959308 gene encoding uncharacterized protein LOC129959308 — MGLMKIAASLHSNSVRNVEQHKKHLTEVFNRIQQYGLRISLWKSVMGVNVLEFLGYFITPNDSKPIPEKVQAIMDDKLNENLHKLQINLRPRSATTVPDFSTQLETVMRSPDASSVKEATRQENAPSKRKSTTLPVLTATLLDT, encoded by the exons GTTTGCATTCTAATAGCGTCAGAAATGTGGAGCAGCATAAGAAACATCTTACGGAAGTATTTAATAGAATTCAACAGTATGGCCTACGCATCAGCCTATGGAAATCAGTAATGGGAGTGAACGTATTAGAATTCTTGGGATATTTCATAACACCAAATGACTCAAAACCTATTCCAGAAAAAGTGCAGGCCATAATGGATGATAAACTTAATGAAAATCTTCATAAACTTC AAATAAACCTACGGCCACGATCTGCTACAACTGTTCCAGATTTCAGCACTCAGCTAGAAACTGTCATGCGAAGCCCAGATGCATCAAGTGTGAAGGAAGCCACCCGACAAGAGAATGCCCCATCCAAGAGAAAATCAACAACCCTACCTGTATTAACTGCAACTCTCCTGGACACCTAG